From a region of the Helianthus annuus cultivar XRQ/B chromosome 5, HanXRQr2.0-SUNRISE, whole genome shotgun sequence genome:
- the LOC118492545 gene encoding immune-associated nucleotide-binding protein 9-like translates to MGGSSIDDDWEFTSPSNALRTLVLVGRTGNGKSATGNSILGRKEFASKASSAGVTSTSELRTAVLKDGQMLNVIDTPGLFDSSVDTEFIGKEIVKCINMARDGIHAVLVVLSVRNRFSKEEEAAISSLRTLFGSKINDYMIVVFTGGDELEDNEQTLEEFLEDYPESLKETLGLCGDRCVLFDNRTKDQRKKMQQVQELLSLVNLVLTKNNGKPYTDEIFSELRRGTMKLHEQTEEVQMLEGYTKQEISELTEQMYKSYEEQLKRITEMVESRLKETTTRLEQQLAEEQVARLKAEEMAYAAQAKSNDEIRKLRENLERAQRETEELRTRAESGKCAIL, encoded by the exons ATGGGGGGAAGTTCGATTGATGATGATTGGGAGTTCACATCTCCTTCGAATGCACTTCGAACGCTTGTTTTGGTTGGAAGAACAGGTAATGGGAAAAGTGCAACAGGGAATAGCATCCTTGGAAGGAAAGAATTTGCATCAAAGGCAAGCTCTGCTGGTGTAACAAGTACTTCCGAGCTCAGAACAGCTGTGTTGAAAGATGGGCAGATGCTTAATGTCATAGATACTCCTG GACTGTTTGATTCCTCTGTTGATACTGAATTTATTGGGAAGGAGATTGTTAAATGTATAAATATGGCGAGAGATGGTATCCATGCTGTTCTTGTTGTCCTCTCGGTTAGGAATCGGTTTTCAAAAGAAGAAGAAGCTGCGATAAGTAGTTTAAGGACTCTATTTGGGAGCAAAATTAATGATTATATGATTGTGGTTTTTACCGGTGGGGATGAACTTGAGGACAATGAACAAACTTTGGAAGAGTTCTTAGAAGACTATCCCGAATCATTGAAG GAAACCCTTGGCCTGTGTGGAGATAGATGTGTTCTTTTTGATAACAGGACAAAAGATCAAAGGAAAAAAATGCAACAAGTACAAGAATTACTCTCTCTTGTCAACTTGGTGTTGACCAAGAACAACGGGAAACCATACACCGATGAGATCTTTAGTGAATTAAGG AGAGGGACTATGAAGCTTCACGAACAAACAGAAGAAGTTCAAATGTTGGAGGGATATACCAAACAAGAAATATCTGAGCTAACAGAACAAATGTATAAATCATATGAAGAGCAGCTTAAGCGAATTACCGAAATG GTTGAGTCGAGGTTGAAGGAAACGACTACAAGACTTGAACAACAATTGGCTGAAGAACAGGTGGCCCGGTTGAAGGCTGAAGAAATGGCTTATGCTGCTCAAGCGAAATCCAATGATGAAATCCGGAAGCTCAGAGAGAATTTAGAGAGAGCCCAAAGGGAGACCGAGGAGCTACGAACGAGAGCTGAAAGTGGCAAATGTGCTATTTTATAA
- the LOC110943657 gene encoding T-complex protein 1 subunit beta: MAVERLFKDEATEEKGERARMASFVGAMAIADLVKTTLGPKGMDKILQSTGRGHSVTVTNDGATILKSLHIDNPAAKVLIDISKVQDDEVGDGTTSVVVLAGELLREAEKLVGSKIHPMTIISGFRMAADCARKALLDRVKDNKDDAEKFRSDLMRIAKTTLSSKILSQDKEHFAKLAVDAVMRLKGSTNLESIQIIKKAGGSLKDSFLDEGFILDKKIGLGQPKRIENANILVANTAMDTDKVKIYGARVRVDSMAKVAQIEGAEKEKMREKVQKIIGHGINCFVNRQLIYNFPEELFADAGILAIEHADFDGIERLALVTGGEIASTFDNPESVKLGHCKLIEEIMIGEDKLIHFSGVEMGQACTIVLRGASFHVLDEAERSLHDALCVLSQTVNDSRVLLGGGWPEMVMAKAVDELARKTPGKKSHAIEAFSRALIAIPTTIADNAGLDSAELVAQLRAEHHKEDSNAGIDVITGAVGDMSVLGISEAFKVKQAVLLSATEAAEMILRVDEIITCAPRRREDRM; the protein is encoded by the exons ATGGCG GTTGAAAGACTTTTTAAAGATGAAGCTACCGAAGAAAAGGGTGAACGAGCCCGTATG GCATCCTTTGTTGGAGCCATGGCAATAGCTGACTTGGTCAAAACAACCCTAGGGCCAAAAGGAATG GATAAAATATTACAGTCTACAGGTAGAGGACACAGTGTCACTGTCACTAATGATGGTGCCACTATCTTAAAGTCCCTTCATATTGACAACCCTGCTGCTAAGGTTCTTATTG ATATCTCAAAAGTGCAAGATGATGAAGTGGGTGATGGGACTACTTCAGTGGTGGTTTTGGCTGGTGAGCTTTTGAGGGAAGCTGAAAAGTTAGTAGGATCAAAAATTCACCCGATGACAATAATTTCAG GTTTCCGTATGGCTGCTGACTGTGCTCGTAAAGCATTGCTGGACAGGGTCAAGGATAATAAAGATGATGCAG AAAAATTCAGGTCAGATTTGATGAGGATTGCTAAGACTACTTTGAGCTCGAAAATTCTCTCACAGGACAAGGAACATTTTGCAAAACTGGCTGTTGATGCTGTTATGAGGCTGAAG GGAAGCACAAACCTGGAATCCATCCAAATTATCAAGAAAGCTGGAGGGTCACTAAAGGATTCGTTTTTGGATGAGGG ATTTATTCTAGACAAAAAGATCGGCCTTGGGCAACCAAAACGCATAGAAAATGCAAACATTTTGGTTGCAAATACTGCAATGGACACTGATAAAGTAAAGATCTACGGAGCACGTGTTCGGGTAGATTCAATGGCCAAAGTTGCTCAGATTGAAGGAGCAGAAAAAGAAAAGATGAGAGAAAAAGTGCAAAAGATAATTGGTCATGGGATTAACTGCTTTGTTAATCGACAGTTAATATACAATTTCCCTGAGGAGTTGTTTGCTGATGCTGGCATTCTTGCAATCGAGCATGCTGATTTTGATGGTATTGAACGCCTTGCTTTAGTTACTGGTGGTGAAATAGCATCGACTTTTGATAACCCAGAGTCTGTTAAACTTGGGCACTGCAAACTCATTGAGGAGATTATGATTGGTGAGGATAAGTTGATCCACTTCTCGGGTGTTGAAATGGGTCAGGCTTGTACCATTGTTTTGAGAGGAGCAAG CTTTCATGTTCTCGATGAAGCAGAAAGATCTTTGCATGATGCCTTGTGTGTGCTGTCTCAGACAGTAAACGACAGTAGGGTCCTCTTAGGTGGTGGATGGCCTGAGATGGTGATGGCAAAGGCAGTGGATGAGCTGGCACGAAAGACCCCGGGCAAAAAGTCTCATGCCATTGAAGCTTTCTCACGCGCCCTCATTGCAATCCCAACAACTATTGCTGACAATGCTGGTTTAGACAGTGCTGAGTTAGTAGCTCAACTTCGTGCTGAGCACCACAAAGAGGATAGCAATGCAGGGATTGATGTGATCACCGGCGCT GTTGGAGATATGTCAGTGCTTGGAATATCAGAGGCGTTTAAGGTGAAGCAGGCTGTATTGCTCTCTGCAACCGAAGCTGCAGAAATGATTCTGAGAGTCGATGAAATCATCACCTGTGCACCGAGAAGGAGAGAAGATAGGATGTAG